A stretch of Aedes aegypti strain LVP_AGWG chromosome 2, AaegL5.0 Primary Assembly, whole genome shotgun sequence DNA encodes these proteins:
- the LOC5576961 gene encoding WD repeat-containing protein 92, whose amino-acid sequence MDSVQMIAHIEKSLDYSVFDVKWIPCTAKFVVMGSKPKGTGILQIYELNRGELDKVREIEKPKSFKCCSFGASGLREKQLATGDFMGKLAIYNVERLEQPVYEVPEAHAGIINSLDAIGGTTVNCGAPEIVTGGRDGSVKVWDPRQKDAPVAHISALGDGPAEKRDCWAVGFGDSFDSLERCVVSGYDNGDVKLIDLRVMKERWTTNVKNGVCGIEFDRKDIKMNKLVVTTLEGGLHVFDMRTQHSEKGFAQLTEKDAGQALGSNGVISGAKSTVWTVRHLPQNRDIFATCGGAGNIRVWLYHYPEKRTKSTSTGEEQGVVGSLEMLNATTISTQPVHTFDWSPDRQGLAVCGAFDQTIRVLVSTNLHLH is encoded by the exons ATGGATTCCGTCCAGATGATAGCCCACATCGAAAAGTCGCTGGACTATTCCGTATTCGACGTCAAATGGATACCCTGCACGGCCAAGTTTGTGGTGATGGGATCGAAACCGAAAGGAACCGGAATACTGCAGATCTACGAACTGAACCGGGGCGAGTTGGACAAAGTGCGCGAGATTGAAAAGCCAAAGTCATTCAAATGCTGCTCGTTCGGGGCTTCCGGACTGCGTGAGAAGCAGTTGGCCACGGGCGATTTCATGGGTAAGTTGGCGATATACAATGTGGAACGGTTAGAACAGCCAGTTTATGAAGTGCCTGAAGCGCATGCCGGGATCATTAACTCGCTGGATGCCATTGGAGGAACGACGGTGAATTGTGGAGCACCAGAAATCGTCACCGGAGGAAGGGATGGTTCGGTGAAAGTTTGGGACCCGAGACAGAAAGATGCCCCGGTGGCGCACATTAGTGCCCTGGGGGATGGTCCCGCCGAAAAGCGCGATTGCTGGGCTGTAGGCTTCGGCGATTCCTTCGATTCTCTTGAACGATGCGTAGTATCCGGTTACGACAACGGCGACGTTAAGCTGATTGATCTACGGGTGATGAAAGAACGTTGGACCACCAACGTAAAGAACGGCGTTTGCGGAATCGAATTCGACCGCAAGGACATCAAAATGAACAAACTGGTCGTCACAACGCTGGAGGGAGGCCTGCACGTGTTCGATATGAGGACCCAACATTCCGAGAAAGGTTTCGCACAGCTGACGGAAAAGGACGCGGGACAGGCCTTGGGCAGCAATGGGGTCATTAGTGGTGCCAAGTCGACCGTTTGGACCGTTAGACATTTACCGCAGAATAGAGACATTTTCGCTACCTGTGGAGGAGCTGGTAATATTCGGGTGTGGCTTTA CCACTATCCCGAAAAACGTACGAAATCAACCTCCACCGGGGAAGAACAAGGTGTTGTCGGTTCCCTAGAGATGTTAAATGCCACTACAATCTCCACTCAGCCGGTTCACACGTTCGATTGGAGTCCCGATAGGCAAGGCTTGGCAGTATGTGGAGCGTTCGATCAAACTATTCGAGTACTGGTATCAACTAATTTGCACCTGCATTGA
- the LOC5576962 gene encoding tetratricopeptide repeat protein 27, which translates to MDEKCTPNLFSFINNEDSSNDSGLTKLIKAAKWNECFQHDNFKRFITGESLNERSDVLQAAIAALLAFVQSNFLGPTLLLDSSIDFPEELNMRNLLKVDGEELNPNTIAAELLYVCKTAFDQLVPTESDESHASFIERLWYLRFLVVYQRCLDDLVHSLYSKFDENVNHLNKAMENVDDNGLKVQTHVEILQGYVLFKRITKSERWMTALQNVSGVDITVEGVLGMRTKHQQNPLPQLVLRAKGLETTSFPSSQVSHGHVTLPTILKLDDDVRLEKIQFLSEQENVDAQLPSLIQAMVLSKILYLKYSQPKDKLADEELKPYITSLLYQEHGPWATRLAALYLNIQMEATHKRTVDRSLKQCEELVNLVDANTVPVPHRLSYAFCSALIPRWQIKAKLGDLMVSLGMVKGALDLYLELQLWEEVISCYNHLELRHKAAEIIQQEIDKKPTVTLYCLLGDATDDIQCYQKAWELSGENSARAQRHWGNYYFARKQYQEAITHLQKSVEINCLQETTLLRLGYAALQLEQWEEAAKAYRLYTTLEAHGFESWNNLSMAYIKLGDKKRAHKVLQEALKCNFNNWKVWDNFLAVSVDTKNYEDALNAYERLIELKDKFYDQEVLEILTKVISEGAPDASGNSSQRLTKKILKLLGHASAKTPNNGLLFELSSQLETEDPLKKAQKLQSAYRGYTQTNSQWSKTPDNCEKILKLCITLCESSLQAFVSGKADAGKLPSVKSQLASARLTGQGCLRAASNENWEQNVALVESLSEIVQKLTTELTNAMNQ; encoded by the exons ATGGACGAAAAATGTACTCCGAACTTGTTCAGCTTTATAAATAATGAAG ACAGTTCGAATGATTCTGGATTAACGAAACTGATCAAAGCAGCAAAATGGAATGAATGCTTCCAACATGATAATTTCAAACGCTTCATAACCGGCGAATCACTCAACGAACGTAGTGATGTACTCCAAGCAGCTATTGCCGCACTACTCGCCTTCGTCCAAAGCAACTTCCTTGGCCCCACGTTGCTACTTGATAGTAGCATTGACTTCCCCGAAGAACTAAACATGCGGAACCTACTAAAAGTGGACGGGGAAGAGCTGAATCCGAATACCATAGCCGCAGAACTGCTGTATGTTTGCAAGACTGCGTTCGATCAGCTTGTGCCAACCGAAAGCGATGAATCGCATGCCAGTTTCATTGAACGATTGTGGTATCTTCGCTTTCTGGTGGTTTACCAGCGCTGCTTGGACGATCTCGTTCACAGCCTCTACTCGAAATTCGACGAAAACGTGAATCATCTTAATAAGGCGATGGAGAACGTGGACGATAACGGTTTAAAAGTGCAAACCCACGTTGAAATCCTGCAAGGATACGTTCTCTTCAAGCGTATCACCAAATCGGAGCGTTGGATGACCGCACTGCAAAACGTTTCCGGCGTCGACATAACTGTCGAAGGTGTTCTTGGAATGCGAACCAAGCATCAGCAGAATCCTCTGCCTCAGCTAGTTTTAAGGGCGAAAGGATTGGAAACGACTAGCTTTCCGAGCTCGCAGGTATCCCATGGGCATGTCACTTTGCCGACGATACTAAAACTAGACGACGATGTACGGCTGGAGAAGATTCAGTTCTTGAGCGAACAGGAAAATGTGGATGCCCAACTTCCCAGTTTGATCCAGGCGATGGTTCTATCGAAAAT CCTTTATTTGAAGTACTCGCAGCCGAAAGACAAACTGGCCGACGAAGAGCTCAAACCGTACATAACATCCCTGCTCTACCAGGAGCATGGGCCGTGGGCCACGCGACTCGCTGCATTATATCTCAACATTCAAATGGAGGCAACTCACAAGCGAACGGTCGATCGATCTCTGAAGCAATGTGAAGAGCTTGTCAATCTTGTGGATGCCAATACCGTTCCAGTTCCGCACCGTTTGTCCTATGCTTTCTGCTCTGCTCTTATTCCCCGTTGGCAGATCAAGGCCAAACTGGGCGACCTGATGGTTAGCTTGGGTATGGTAAAAGGTGCTCTGGATTTGTACCTGGAACTTCAACTGTGGGAGGAAGTAATCTCCTGTTACAATCATCTGGAGTTGAGACACAAAGCCGCCGAGATCATTCAGCAGGAAATCGATAAAAAGCCGACCGTTACTTTGTACTGCTTATTGGGAGACGCAACCGACGACATCCAGTGCTACCAAAAAGCATGGGAACTATCCGGAGAGAATAGTGCTAGAGCGCAAAGGCATTGGGGTAATTACTACTTTGCAAGAAAACAATATCAGGAAGCCATTACGCATTTGCAAAAATCAGTTGAGATCAATTGTCTCCAGGAAACAACTCTACTCCGACTTGGTTACGCCGCTCTGCAGCTTGAGCAATGGGAAGAGGCTGCTAAAGCCTACCGTCTCTATACCACTCTTGAGGCACATGGCTTCGAATCGTGGAACAATTTGTCCATGGCTTACATCAAACTGGGTGACAAAAAGCGAGCTCACAAAGTTCTACAAGAAGCCCTCAAGTGCAACTTCAACAACTGGAAGGTCTGGGACAACTTCCTCGCCGTTAGTGTCGACACGAAAAACTACGAAGATGCCCTGAATGCCTACGAGCGATTGATCGAACTGAAGGACAAGTTCTACGACCAAGAAGTGCTGGAAATTCTCACCAAAGTCATCTCGGAAGGTGCTCCCGATGCAAGCGGGAATTCATCGCAACGTCTAACGAAAAAGATCCTGAAGCTTCTCGGACATGCATCCGCCAAGACGCCCAACAATGGATTACTTTTCGAACTTTCCTCCCAGCTGGAAACGGAAGATCCATTAAAGAAAGCTCAAAAGTTACAAAGCGCCTACCGTGGCTATACGCAAACAAACAGCCAATGGTCGAAAACGCCGGACAATTGTGAAAAGATCCTCAAGCTGTGCATCACTCTGTGCGAAAGTAGTCTTCAAGCATTTGTATCGGGTAAGGCGGATGCTGGGAAGCTGCCTTCGGTAAAATCGCAACTTGCTTCGGCCCGATTAACCGGTCAGGGATGTCTGCGGGCGGCTAGCAATGAAAACTGGGAACAGAACGTGGCCCTCGTTGAATCGCTGTCGGAAATTGTACAGAAACTGACGACCGAGTTGACGAACGCTATGAATCAATAA